The Eublepharis macularius isolate TG4126 chromosome 12, MPM_Emac_v1.0, whole genome shotgun sequence genomic sequence atattattatcttcagccccgactggcccacccacctccaacacctggaagccgtcttaagggccctcgaACGAGCGGggctaagggcgaacccaaaaaagagccacctggggttccaggaactccaatacctgggcttcgtggtcgggggaggacaagtcaggccaccaccggacaaggtggcctcaatagccgatgccccacagcccaagaccaagaagcaggttcggcgattcctaggactgctgggatattatgggcggttcatcccccactttgcctcccgagcggcgcccctgacggacagcttaaggaaggggctgcccaaccaagtccggtggaccccagaactagaggcagctttcaaagacctgcggtccgccctctctaacgccactgccctgtggaacccggactttgaccggcccttcacactagccacagacgcttcggacaccggcctcggggctgtgctgacccaggaacgtgatggagcagacgtcccgattctcttcctgagtcggaagctacagcccgccgagaagcgctatgccacagtggagcgggaggccctagcagtcAAGTGGGCGGTCGGGGCCCTGCAGTAccacctggccaacaacccctttatactgctgacggaccatgcacccctgcagtggctccatcgcatgaaggcgcacaaccccagggtgctacgctggtacctctcccttctacccttccaatttaccatcaaataccgccggggagcacggcatgtggacgcggactatatgtcccgcatgtttgagactgagccggacccccacaactcaaagccaagcgggggggtgtgtccgggttctgagccccagcccccagacttgacaagagggaacagcaggggacaaaagggtggcagcaactccaccccccaagccggcaaccagggccagaacctacctactccatggggaaggggcaaaaggccaggacctcagaggggtggagggggcaaggagagaccagccagccccaccttccagggggaagagagggggctaagcaggctggagggaaagggccacagcagggggaaggtgggtccagcagcagcagcagcccaagcagagcccttacctggcagggagaggacgccgctgctgcagcccagagccacaccatggctagaagacagcagcctggctcaggagttgccagaagccaagcctctccagggggggctgccacaggcattctgggggaagagatgggtagccccgcccagcattgctgagcaggcagtgcaggagctggctaaggcagctcctcgtgagcagggccaggcaagctcagtagctcagaggctggctggggcagctcctcgtgagcaaggccaggcaagcccaatagcacagaggctggctggggcagctcctcgtgagcaaggccaggcaagcccaatagcacagaggctggctggggcagctccttgtgagcaaggccaggcaagctcaatagcacagaggctggctggggcagctcctcgtgagcaaggccaaggagccctcagctggggatggctcgcactcaaccccaccctgccagcaaggcaaaagagcccaggagggattagtggttggagggaaacccctggaggaatgcacagctgggcccagtcaggagagggaacaagcctggaaggagggcggggtggagaaaggaaaccctataaagggtggctgggaagagctctgcggtggtgggtgtgagtgaggagtgatgatgtggagtgagagcagtaagatgcaagggtggaggcttggaggagagtcctggaaggaggagatgaaggaggacgcagagggtaagcagaccaggttgagcaggccagcgagtggactgagagggagtctgggtgaggtataccgcccctccttccacagagcagggttctgcagaatccctggaccccctgtgacgtcaggagcagactgcccagtgccacgcccagcggcagcggcggcaagccctgacagtctgTATGCAATATGCTCAAATGCTGATaaatttataaggtcctcaatccaatgaatgatcggaagtgggcttttgtctttccgaTGCTATAGTGTAAATATTTTAGTGACTGTAAGGGCACAGAAGGTCCATTTCCAGAGATCATCAGTTAGGTTCCATGAGACAGGCAAagagtacataaacatcctctaaaataaatgagtattctaaccTTTGAGTAATAACTTCCTCCGAAAAGGACAGAATAACTGGACTCAACCAAAGCATATGATTAAGAGATGCATCTTTTAAGGTACAATGCCAACAACTGGACACCGGATGGGTCAACCTTTTACTGAAAAGATGCTGTGGCGTCCCATATCCCCATAACATAATTTTTTGCcgaatttttattttctttttattcagtttggtgtagtggttaagagcagcaggactccaatctggagaaccaggtttgattccccactcctctgcttgaagtcagctgggtgaccttgggtcagtcacagctctctcagagctctctcagccccacccacctcacagggcgattgttgtggggataacgataACACACTTAGTAAACAATTCTGAgtgggttgtcctgaagggcggtatataaatcggatgttgttgttgttatcaataGCTAGTGCAACATAATGGTTAAGCACCAGGAAGTCGGTGGGCAATTCTTGCCTCTCCATGTATGTTAGGTAGCTGCCTTTCTCCAATCCCTTGCTACCCACTTCTGGCAGCTCTCAGTCTTGCAGGTATGAAGCGGAATAATACAGCTGAACATGAAACCCTGTTTTTTCCTCCACAGCTCAGTCAGACCCCAGGCCCCGAGAGCCCCATTTTCCTGCCCAGTGACCCTGAATGGGACTGGACGCTTGCTAAGATCTGGGTGAGGATGGCCAACTTCCATGTCCATGaggtcaacacccaccttctggaAGCACACTTCCACTGCGAGGTCTACACCATGGCCACCCTCCGCCAGCTCCCCATGTGCCACCCTGTCTACAAGGTAATCAATTGTCTTGatgattaaccaactttattgtagcataagctttcaagaaccacagctctcttcgtcagatgcaactttattgtagcgtaagcttccgagaaccacagctctcttcatcagatgcattgtcagatgcatctgacgaagagagctgtggctctcgaaagcttatgcaacaataaagttggttagtcttaaaggtgctgctggactctgctagtttgctactacagactaacacggctaactcctcgcaATCTATGTCTTGATGTCTTGCCTTCAGCAAGGGGGATGTTCAACCTCTTCGCTTGCATTTCAGTGCAAGTCACACGTTCTTCTTGGATGCCTGTAAAACATCAGCATTCTTTCCTACGTCTTCTTTAAAAGCAGGATTTTAGTATTCACAGGCCACCAGAAGAAACCTGGAAACATGAAAATGGTGCCCTAGAAGTGTGCCGAGACTGCAAAAGCATCTCACTTCCTTACATCTTAAAATTTCATGCTTCTCTAAGCCTAGCTTCTGATTTTTTGACTTCAAGTGGGATTAATAATACATAACTGGGTACCCCAAAAAATCATAGCTGGGTACCTCCCAAAAATGTAGGAAACAAAAGTGCATCTTTGAATTTAACCTCTTTTTTAGGGGGGTGGGGATTGATGGGTCAACTTTGCTTCCAGGCCGATGCCCGTCTCAGGTCTgtgctttccctccccctcccctctttctcaGCTCCTGATACCTCACACCCGGTACACGCTCCACATCAACACCTTGGCCCGCACCAGCCTTATACAGCCAGGAGGGGTATTTGATAAGGTAAGAAGGCCAGGTCCAGCAAAAGGGGGAGGGATTCAGGGGTTTGCCCATGTCAGGACAGTCGCCAGCAAAGAAATCCCCACCAAGAAAAGAAACCCAGCTGGACGAGACCGACAGTTCATCTAGTCAATGATCCTGCCTTTGAAAGCCAAGTAAACTAGTGGCCAGTGGGCTACTGCCCCCACCGGCCCAGGCAAGGGCCTGAGCGTGTATTTGCTCCATGGAATCCCAATGTCTTTAACTCCATGGGCAAGCAGTTGGCAGACGGCTGGCTTCTCCTTTGCATCCACCcgccattccattccattccattccctgCGGGGCCTTCTCGCAACCTTGGGGAGGGGTGATCTATACTGGGGAAACCGGGGGAGGGAAAGATTAATAAAACAACCTCCCCCAGAGCCACTTCCTTAATCAAATTAGCAGCCTCCTACAGTTGTTTTTTTAATAATACATTCATAAAATTAAAGGGAGTTGGGAGATCTGCTTATAGAGGTGTCTGTTTGCATGCTGAGGCTAGTGAGCTCTACTGACGGGTCAAGCAGTGAGGACAAAGTTATCGATGGGTTGTTTggttttatttatgttgtttatatttatttacgttgtattatttacaatatttatttttatttactctcCTTGAGACTcgctacagtcaatttcaaggacttTTCAATAAATAGTATACAAAAAAGCAAATTagcatataaatacaaatttgcaaagattgaaAACCAGCAGCGAGCCTCTGGTGTACCCTGGAAACAGATCCGTGGAGGGGGAAATGGCagagattgaacccgggaccttctgttTGCATACGGGGTGCTCTCCCTACCGGGATGCAGCTCTTGAGGGCAAGACAGCTTCTACCAAGTCCAGGCCAGGTGGCCTGTCTCGTTCAGCACTGTCTCTACTGcctggcaggggctctccagcGTCTCTGGCGgagaaaggcctttcccagcATTTCCTGCCGAGTATCCTTTAACTGGAGGGGGGATTGGACCTAAAGCCTTTGCTTGCaggacaggcagggctttttttcagctgggacgcggtggaacggagttccggcaccacttgaaaatggtcacatggctggtggccacgccccctgatctcctggcagaggggagtttagattgccctccgcgccgctcagcggcgcggagggcaatctaaacttccctctgccaggagatcaggggcggggccacctgccatgtgaccattttcaccgagagtgatttaaactttaaaaaactccccccttgttccagctgacccaaagtgacatcattgtgtggtcctgggagcgtgtgcgcactttgcgcatgcacatgcggTACTAGGGGTACtatcccctgtgctggcaacccactgagttccaccacctcttttcccagaaaaaaaagccgaGGACAGGTATTCTACAACCGAGCtatgcccccgcccccccctgcccaCTGCGAATCCAAAGGCCAGCCTGGGAACCCATTGCTGATTGAGAGATGCAGGGCCgatcagcaaaacaggtttccaaCACTGGAGCCAAAGGACAGCACTGACATCCCCAGAAGTAGGAGAGGATCCAGCAGATTACAGCCAAGTGATCTGGTCCCACTGATtctggccactcagggccaagctacaagtgacgaatgacacttgaacagcaagtgtattcctccatgttcacttaccctccacttgctctccattcgatccacttgccgttcaagtgtcatttgtcacttgtagcttggccctcaaaagcTGAGCTTTACAGAGAGTAGAACGTAGCCTTGCCCGCCCTTGAATTCATGCTCCTGTTACACAGGCGACTGCAACGGGCCGCGATGGGATGTTGAAATTGCTTGCCAAAGGAGTGCAGGCCTCCAGCTATACTGCCCTTTGCCTCCCAGACGACCTTGAAAGAAGAGGAGTAGCCTCTTTGCCCAATTACTACTTCCGGGATGATGGAATGAAGATCTGGACTGCCATACAGAAGTGAGCTTGGGGGGttgggcctggggggggggaggtgtctgtGTGCAGAAGCAAACACACCGGCAGCAGCTGAAATCCAAAGCAGCTAAAACAGGGGCCATTTCGGCACACACAAAGCCGTGTGTATCTGGTAACGGGATGGTCATTTTGCTTCCctgccttgatttttttttttttgcacagaatGGCTTCATAGGTATAGAAAGCCACtgtaagtagagttgccaactacagattgggagattcctggagatttgggggtggagcctggggaaggatcAAGCAGGGACACAGTCAAGGAGTCCACTCTCCACAGCTGGCGTTCTGTCCAGGttaactgatctctatagcctggaagtcagttgtaattctcggAAAACTCTAAgttccacttggaggttggcaactctaactggaACAGATCTGATATATGAGGTTTCCTGGCTGAATCACAGAGAAAATCTGAGACATGTGAATGCAGAATATTTGAATCTGGTTCAGACCTCTAAGCAGATCAATCActaagagtctctgtacacaataCTTTTGccacacaatgttagccagggagCGTAGTTTTAAAcaacagagccagcggagatcactccagaAGGGACAGATTCTCTTACAGAAGATTCTCttctctggcatgccagactgtctccccttcggagcgtttgccctgccaaggctcagttaattcatagttttaagcagtgaggacagcagggtaaaagctctggaaggggagacagtctggcacgccagaggcggcggagggctgtgagagaatccgtcccctctgaagAGATCTctgcagctctgtctttcaaaactttgcttcccggctaacactgcgtctcccgGCACTTGCTGGGCACGTGCCCCAgcgtcttgtgtaaagagactctgtgTTTGTTGTCTGAATAACACCCAAAcatggaaggatttgggattcaAACAAAAGAACATTCTGAGCCCTTGGGCAGGCAAGAATTAATTACAGAATGCAAACCCTGCTTTAaaattctcccccttccccagatgGGTTTTTACAAGCTCAGCTTAAGCAATTGCCTTGAGCCAAAGCTGGAAATGAAATCCAGTTTTCATTAATCaacaaaggaagaacaagaaCAGGGAGACCAAAAGAAATTGCAACCAACCCCTCCAACCCATTTGAATTTTTATGGGCAACGCTTCTGTCCACTGGGAACCTGGCTTAATGAGTAGGAGCTGTTCCGTCCCCAGCAAGATGCCTCTGGAAGATGCCCAACAAGATGCCAAGCAAGAAAAAGCAACCGGAGCTGCTTTCCCACCCTCAGCAATACATTCAAATGCTACCTTTGCCTTTGGGGAGACAGGCGGCAGCCCTCCAAAATGAGTGTTGCCAGCTCCGAGCTGGGAaacccctggagatttggggctgaagCCTGGGGAAGGAGGGATTTGGGAACCggaaggacctcagtgaggtgtcattccatagagtccaccttccgaagcagccattatctccagggaaacagatctcggtggcctggagatcacttgtaattccgggaggtctccagccaccacctggaggcgggCAACTCTACCCAAAGCCCAGGAGCCCCTCTGGGGTGAAGTTGGTGAGTGTCCCCGCTTCTGTTTGTTTCCTCCACTTTCAGGCTGGTCTCTGGCATTGTTGGCCTCTACTACAAATCGGATGCTGCCGTAAAGGAGGACCCCGAACTGCAAGCCTGGGTGTGCGAAATTTTCACAGAAGCTTTCCTGGGCCTGAAGTCGTCTGGTAAtgccccacctagggttgccaactccagcttgggaaattcctagagttttgCAGGTAGTCCTTGGgcagggtggagcttgggggtggacaagagctcagtggggatgcgatactatagagtccaccctccaaagcagcaatttccttcactctggagatcagttgtcttgcctggaggttggcaactcatgTCCCTgctgccttttccccttcccttcctttcccccttcctctctaGAGAAGAGTAGAAATCgcaatttttatttcttttttgattTCATGTAGTAATTGTAGATTTTGGTTTGCCTCGTTCGCCCTGCTGtccctgtttctctctctcttttttttttgctggtatTCATGCCATTTATACACAGCTGATAAAATATAACGTTGACCAATGTAGAGTGAGGAAAGAGTAACTGATGCAAAAAAATCAAGGCTCTCAGACTCATTCTCACAAGGGAGAGACAAAACCGAAATGGGGGGTAATCAAATCCAGCCAGACAGCTTTTGAAATCCGGTCCCATCTGCTCGCCTCTCCCATAAACCCACAGCATAAAACACACAAGGCAGTGTGCCATCATAAATGGAACTGAACGCTCTCTtaaggccaagctgcaagtgacgaatgatcactacgtgatcaagtgacgagcgcaagcgaacagggaggaatacacgtgagtctgttcacttgccgttcaagtgtcattcgtcacatgtagcttggctcttacttacAGGGGAAAGCTAAACTTCCTGTCTGACCCAACAGGTGTCCCTTCTACCTTGGAAACCACGGAGGAGCTGGTCAAGTTCCTCACCATGATAATCTTTTGCTGTTCTGCGAGGCACGCAGCCGTCAACAGTGGGCAGGTATGGTGCCCCATCTGAAGGGGCTGGATTGTCCCCTCCCACCAATCTATTTCCTTGCCCCATTGGTGTCTTCTGTTCCATTCCCTTTCCAGTGCCGGTCCTTCCAAGGAGGCATGGTTGCCAGATGTAAGGGCTCTCTTTAACAAAGGGAGGCACGATTACCTGGACCATTCTTGCTGAAACTTTGGTAGCAAGAAGGGGGTCCATTCCTGGCTGAATGCATGctccaacattaaaaaaaaaagactgggggtgggggaaatggcaTGTTTAGTACACCAAGAATAAAGGGCCCGAGGCCCGAGTCCTCCCTCCTTGACCGGGGGCAGTCTTCATGATGCAAGGGTCCCAGGCAAAATGCAAGGATAGGGCCTCAGAATCATTCAGGTAGCACGGGAGGAAGGCAGTGGGGGTCTTCCGGGCAGCAACTGGGTCAGCTGGAtgcagggcagtgggggctcctggcatgcacacacacacacactccagcacAGGTCCCAAGGTAGTCGCCCTGATGCCCTGTAGCGAAGTTTCATTCTCCCCTCTGCTGATTCCAATTCAACATCAAATCTCCGATAATCCTCCAAAAGCATGGATTTTATATAtcgaagacaatggcaaacatgACTTCCGAGATTTAAAAAAACTAAGCAAACAGTCCAGGCCCTCTTCTACAAGACAGAATTGCCTGCACATTGTACGAATTGGCGTTGTGTTTTTTCCACTGGACTTTCCATGTCCTCTCAAGTAGACGCCAGCTAGCTCTAACCccggtcaaatccacattactcattctaagtcgcatgttccccgcattccccacgcaatcccgagtgccggtcacattacctcattaaacagacgcatttcattcgcatttctcccgaatatgtggtcacaggttttcaacaggagtttcacagtggccgtgaacgggccaatgcgcaatttacgcggtttttttaaaaaacaccccccttcctgtctctccggccgttccgagggttcctattggctgattcaacttgcaagtgctccgtagtctgcaaaagactgtttttgacttcatagcattggatttattgattatgctgtttctgaatcaaatctggtagtttgaaaaatcattttggggtgaatccatcctcagaatggactcgcgaaacttcctttttaactgttttttattttttttattttatattactgtaatatcgaaattacgaaatatcgaaataatgatactccaaggaagtgaaacttcagtaaaattcaggcactgaactgtcctgcataggaaatgcccacaaaagctttccacatgcttccaaatttccaaaaaagaaacaggagagagccatcagtgctgtcagtgggggaaagagaggcatcattatcttcaatgatgtttctttataaggcaagatcaaaataacggaaaagtgcgctaaaaaaaaaatgggtggggaaaaaggtcccgccccaaaaagcggttttcgagtggccgtgtgaccggaaggacgcgcgagaaagacagattggaagcaggaatgtgaacgaggaggaaaaaatcgcggattggaggcaaacggaagatatccgataaacatgtgggtaatgggtgaatgtggatttgacccccTTCTCTCTTCTGCCTTTTCGTGTGATACAGTTTGATTTCGCTGCCTGGATGCCCAACACACCAGCCACCTTGAGACAGCCTCCCCCCCAAACCAAGGGCACCGCAACCTTGAAGAGCATCTTGGACACCTTGCCCGAAGTGAACTCCACCTGTGCACTTCTCTCTCTGCTTTCAGTTGTGAGCTATGAGCCGGGCGACCTGGTGAGTAAGTCTGGGAAAAGCGGGAAGcaatccagggccgtttccacacggcttaccttattctgcaaaatagcgaaatctcgcgcaaaatctcgcaagaagacgctgttatcgagtgagaagatgctgttctcgcgcgagaagacgcgataacagcgtcttctcgtgagattttgcgtgagatttcgctattttgcagaataaggtaagccgtgtggaaacggcccaggttaaaTGCAAGAATCAATTGTCTTATCAGTGAAAAGCTAATGGATTGATCAAGTTGACAGTCGGAAGCAGCCACCAATTGTGGGGAGAGAGCAATCCAGACAGTGGAGCAGAGAGCCTGCGGAAAGCAACCTTTCCCCAAAGATGTTTATCTGTGGAAATTGTTTGTGCGAGACTCCTTCAGACACCTCCTTCATGAAAACTGCATTCTGTACTAACCTCAAATAAAGTTTGTTTGAAGTTACTTTGCCAAGCAGGTTCATGAGGGAGTTGCAAGTATTATTTCTCTCGATAAAGATATTATCAAGTTGCACTGGGAATTCCAAGCATTGCTGCGGCCCTTTGCACATGTGCTTCAGCGTCTCTGCCATTGTCTTTGATCCTTCTTTTTTGTTGAGGTTAATCTTTTCCTTCTGTGCTGGGAAATCTTTCCCCTCGATTTAAATCTCACATATgtatgcacacgcacacaccaagTTTCTTTTTTCCAAGACAGGGAAAACAAATAGGTAAATCTTAATATTTGGTTTTTCAAAGAAAAACGAACCCCTACCCACTTCACCAAAGCAGAATTTTAAAAGTTAGATGTGTAaaacttccatttttaaaaatgcagctccAGACAGGTTGCCAAACACTGATGTTTCTGTCTTCATTTCACCTTGGTTGGAAAGCTCAGTCATTGCTCTGTCAAAAGTGTGGCTTTCCTTGCTGTCTTCCAGAGACCACTGGGCTACTACCCCGATCAGCACTTCACAGAAGAGGAGCCTCAAAAGCTGATTGCCGAATTCCAGGCGCGCCTAGCCGAGATCTCAAAGGAAATCAATCAGAGGAATGAGCAACTTCCCATTGGCTACCTCTATTTGAACCCTTCCGAAGTCCAGAACAGCGTCTCCATATAAAGGGGTTCCACCTAACCTGTATAAACCCTGCAGCATCCTGGGAATTGCGGGCCCAGAATGCTAAGGCAAGAAGAACTCCTTTGGGGATCAGAACATCCAGATTTGGATATATTATGCAAATAAGGCCCATGCACACTATGCTATTTCATTTACAGTCTGCAAGCATTATTGTTACTATTATTTGGATTTATTTCAGGGAAATTTTCTTTccagggcttagactggagtaactctacttaggatttcactgttagtcactGCCACATCAGATGAGATAGTTCTCCATAACATCCCTATCCCCGAACGCTCTTCCCTGACTCCACACATCCACATGGGGCATGTTTGAATCACATACATTCCAGTGTGCACAGGGCAGCCACATCAGTTATTGAATTTTATGCAGGGAATAGACTGTACAGTTTGGACATTATACACGggattattatatatatatatgctcaaTTTGAAATCATCACTTGGTAGATGTTTGGAGGAAGGCAGAGAAAGTAGGTTCTCCCTCCATACCACTTAAGTGAGTGATTGTATCTTCTGAACGGAGGAATGAGGGGCTAGAGGACTACAATGAATGTGTCAGGAAAGAGGGGTTGCACTTCCTCCAATGATCCCTGGAAGCCCCACCCCAGATTGCTTTTGTATTGTGAGCATTTACCTTAACCATGGTCAACCTTTCGTTCATGAAGATTAGGGACTTACTTGGGAGTGGAGGGCTTAAATATAAAACTCCCAGAAATCGGCAGTCAGAACAGGACAGGGAATTGGTACAACAGAGAAAAGCGCATGTCTTAATAGTCTGCCCAAAGAGGTCATGATGAGTGAGGGAGAACTTGGGTgaaaattttaaagaaataaaaagaaagttCTGATTCATCTCTTTGGTTTTTGCCATTCTCTTTTTTGCTTGCACAACTTGCTTGCATAACTTGCTCTTTCTTTGCTTGCTAATGATCTTGGGCCTTTTGAAGCGTTGCTAGGACTGACACTAGACAACATAGaattacccagtagggtcatacttaaagcacaggtagcacataggtgCACAtactttatcatcatcatcatcatcatcatcatcatcatttcaatctataaaccacccatcctcaggggctctgggcagtgaacaacagttaaaataaataaaaacaagaaaacaataattctaaaatcaacatacaataaacaataataaaataaattaaccaagcacattaaggtgcaatgatggagagaacccccccaccccaaaggtgggaagccgacatggcaccgcccccttcaaccaccgaacgcctggcagaacagctctgtcttacaggcccggcagaacaataatatgtcccgctgggcccgggtctccattgacagagcattccaccaggctggggccaggactgaaaaggccctggccctggttgaggcaaggcgggcttccttagggccagggaccaccagggccgattccagacgactaacctgaaggcgctgcatgccgccatgttccggatcgcgacggggaaaacgcgaaatatcgcattttctcacacgagtttggCACAACTTTGGAAACTGATGTTGTTCTGACAGCAACCAGTCTGTTTGCCCATGACCCCTTCACTTTTCTTCCAGCTAACTTGGTGCCATGCCAGCTTGGACCAtcccttgccagtttggtgtggttaagagcagcaggactcaaatctggagaactgggtttgattccccactctgccgctcgaagccagctgggtgaccttgggctagtcacagcttcatggagctctctcagccccgcccgcctcacagggtgattgttgtggggataataataacatactttgtaaaat encodes the following:
- the LOC129338691 gene encoding hydroperoxide isomerase ALOXE3-like, producing the protein MATYKVQVATGNIMLAGTYSSVSIVLVGTRGKSHKQQLNNRGRDFVPGVVDEYEMHCARDLGALLLVQLHKEPYLFFPKDSWLCDYVKVTTQHGKTYHFPSYQWLEGYGTLTLREGAAKTFADDSGNSILLEHRKEELKRRKESYGWKDYAPGWPRCVNAESTKDLDSNSKFTLTKTTVFTMHAAKSELELRLKGFSNLEGSWESLDDIGKVFWFKKTPVTEYVADHWRDDDFFGYQYLNGVNPVVIQKCTKLPANFPVTQEMVAGSLGDSTTLQEELKKGNIFITDYKILEDIPTCLLNGKPQYLAAPLCLLHLNPQGKIRPLAIQLSQTPGPESPIFLPSDPEWDWTLAKIWVRMANFHVHEVNTHLLEAHFHCEVYTMATLRQLPMCHPVYKLLIPHTRYTLHINTLARTSLIQPGGVFDKATATGRDGMLKLLAKGVQASSYTALCLPDDLERRGVASLPNYYFRDDGMKIWTAIQKLVSGIVGLYYKSDAAVKEDPELQAWVCEIFTEAFLGLKSSGVPSTLETTEELVKFLTMIIFCCSARHAAVNSGQFDFAAWMPNTPATLRQPPPQTKGTATLKSILDTLPEVNSTCALLSLLSVVSYEPGDLRPLGYYPDQHFTEEEPQKLIAEFQARLAEISKEINQRNEQLPIGYLYLNPSEVQNSVSI